A single genomic interval of Dysidea avara chromosome 6, odDysAvar1.4, whole genome shotgun sequence harbors:
- the LOC136258211 gene encoding actin, cytoplasmic 2-like: protein MDVDAGNPAVVLDNGSYMCSGGFSGDDAPKECIPTIVETSVKPAESRTEHRVSNNCTVYNNEAPHHVNLTCPIRHGIVTDWDGMEKLWHTIFNALHVTPEEQPVLMTESLRNVFIPKLNREKPTQIMFETFKTPAMYVANRAVLSLYASGRVTGVSCRSGHGVTHAAPVYEGYALPHAALFVNIAGSDLTDYLAKVLHEKGCSFTSKVEQEIACDMKKLCYVALDYEQESQACASGSSMEKSYKLPDGRKVTIGRECFKCPESLFQPSIAGLDPKTHGIHEACNLSISKCDVDISTKLLYCNIVLSGGSTLFPGITDRIQKEITSLTPSTTRVKVSAVPERKFYPWIGGSVLSSLSTFQQMWITKQEYDENGPAIVHRKCF from the exons ATGGATGTTGATGCTGGAAACCCTGCTGTTGTTTTAGACAATGGTTCTTACATGTGCAGTGGCGGTTTTAGTGGAGATGATGCACCCAAAGAATGTATACCAACCATTGTGGAAACTTCGGTGAAACCTGCAGAATCTCGCACAGAACATAGAGTTTCAAATAACTGTACCGTCTATAATAATGAGGCACCGCATCACGTGAATTTAACATGCCCCATAAGACATGGGATTGTCACAGACTGGGATGGTATGGAAAAA CTTTGGCATACTATCTTTAATGCTCTTCATGTGACTCCAGAAGAACAGCCAGTGTTAATGACAGAGTCTCTCCGCAATGTGTTTATTCCCAAGTTGAACAGAGAGAAACCAACGCAGATAATGTTTGAGACTTTCAAGACACCAGCTATGTATGTTGCCAATCGGGCTGTTCTGTCTTTATATGCATCAGGTCGTGTAACTGGAGTTTCATGCAGATCAGGACACGGCGTGACTCATGCTGCTCCAGTGTATGAAGGTTATGCCTTGCCCCATGCTGCACTCTTTGTAAACATTGCAGGATCTGATCTGACTGATTACTTAGCAAAAGTGTTGCATGAAAAGGGGTGTTCTTTTACTAGCAAAGTTGAGCAAGAAATTGCTTGTGATATGAAGAAGTTGTGTTATGTTGCATTGGACTATGAGCAAGAGTCACAGGCCTGTGCTAGTGGCTCCAGCATGGAGAAGAGTTATAAATTGCCTGATGGTCGCAAAGTCACCATTGGACGTGAATGTTTCAAATGTCCTGAGTCTCTCTTTCAACCATCCATTGCAGGATTGGATCCAAAAACACATGGCATCCATGAAGCATGCAACCTTTCCATTTCAAAATGCGATGTAGACATTTCCACTAAACTACTATATTGTAATATAGTCTTATCTGGAGGAAGCACCTTGTTCCCAGGCATTACTGACAGGATTCAGAAGGAAATTACCAGTTTAACACCATCAACAACACGAGTCAAAGTCAGTGCTGTCCCAGAAAGAAAGTTTTATCCATGGATTGGAGGATCTGTTCTTTCCTCTTTGTCTACCTTTCAACAAATGTGGATCACCAAGCAAGAATATGATGAGAATGGTCCGGCCATTGTTCATCGGAAGTGCTTCTAA
- the LOC136258690 gene encoding actin, cytoskeletal 3-like has product MKKLCYVALDYEQESQACASGSSMEKSYKLPDGRKVTIGRECFKCPESLFQPSIAGLDPKTHGIHEACNLSISKCDVDISTKLLYCNIVLSGGSTLFPGITDRIQKEITSLTPSTTRVKVSAVPERKFYPWIGGSVLSSLSTFQQMWITKQEYDENGPAIVHRKCF; this is encoded by the coding sequence ATGAAGAAGTTGTGTTATGTTGCATTGGACTATGAGCAAGAGTCACAGGCCTGTGCTAGTGGCTCCAGCATGGAGAAGAGTTATAAATTGCCTGATGGTCGCAAAGTCACCATTGGACGTGAATGTTTCAAATGTCCTGAGTCTCTCTTTCAACCATCCATTGCAGGATTGGATCCAAAAACACATGGCATCCATGAAGCATGCAACCTTTCCATTTCAAAATGCGATGTAGACATTTCCACTAAACTACTATATTGTAATATAGTCTTATCTGGAGGAAGCACCTTGTTCCCAGGCATTACTGACAGGATTCAGAAGGAAATTACCAGTTTAACACCATCAACAACACGAGTCAAAGTCAGTGCTGTCCCAGAAAGAAAGTTTTATCCATGGATTGGAGGATCTGTTCTTTCCTCTTTGTCTACCTTTCAACAAATGTGGATCACCAAGCAAGAATATGATGAGAATGGTCCGGCCATTGTTCATCGGAAGTGCTTCTAA